The window CAGCACGGGAGAGCCGGTCGTCGAGACGTACCGGCCCGTGCCCCCTTGATTCGCGCTTTTTACGCCTAGTCCTGGAAGAGCTGGTCGTCGTCCACGAGGCTCTCCTGCGTCCCGAGATCCTCCTCGAGCTCGAGGGCGCCCTGGCCCACGAGATCATCCTCCAGGTCGACCTCCTCCTGGATCACGCGCGCTCCCTGCATCCCGCGCGGCGCCTGCAGGCCACGCGTCACCTGCGCCCCGCGCGCCTTGCTCACGCCGGGCTGCTGCTGGCCGTACAGACCGCCGGGCGTCCCCGCGAACGCCGCGCCGGCCGCGAGCGTCAACACCGCCACGATCACCATTCCGAGCCCCATACGCACCTTGCTCATGGTCGCCTCCCTCTCCATCGAGGCCGCCGCGAACCACCTCGCGGCCGCGCCTCGGTTCGCCCGGTTTGCAACGGATATGCCGAGGGCGCCCGGCACCCCACGGCACGCGCAGATCCCGTCTTCCTCGTCCAGCGCCGGCCGTCCGTGGATTCCTGTCCTCTCGTGTCCTGCCCGGAGCAGATCCGAAAAGTCGGGCGTCGTGGTACCGTCGCAGGCGTGAAGGGCGACACGGCGCGCGACGAGAGCCTGGGCCGCGAGGACGTGCCGACCGTGGTCGAGATGCCGCGTGGTGTCCGGCCGAGCGCGCCGCCGCCCGGGTCGCCGGCCTCGGCCGGGGCCACCATTGCCGGGCGATATCGCCTCGAGCGTCAGCTCGGCGTGGGCGGGATGGGCGAGGTCTTCCTCGCCCGCGACGCCTGGAAGAACCTCCGCGTCGCGGTGAAGATCCTGCACCGGCGCATGGCGGACAACCTCACGGTCGTGAACCGCTTCCGCCGCGAGGCGCGTATCATGCGCGAGCTCTCGAGCCCCCACGCGGCCGTCATTCACGATTTCGGGCAGACCGACGACGGCGCGCTGTACCTCGTGATGGAGTACCTCGAGGGCGAGACGCTCGGCGGCCTCCTCGAGCGGGAGGCGCCCCTCGCGGCCCCGCGCGTGACGCGTATCGCCCTCGATTTGCTCGACGTCCTCGCCGACGCCCACCGCCGCGGCGTCGTGCACCGCGACATCAAGCCACAAAACGTCTTCCTCGCCCGCGCCCCCGGCAAGGACGACGAGCCCGTCGTAAAGCTCCTCGATTTTGGTATTGCCAAGCTCGAGGATCACGAGTCCACCGAGCTCACCGAGGCCGGCGCCGTCTGGGGGACGCCGCGCTACATGAGCCCGGAGCAGGCGAGGGGAGAGGTCATCGATCGCCGGAGCGATCTGTATTCGCTCGGGGCCATGATGTACCGGGCGCTCACGGGCGAGCACGCGCTGCCGGCCGGCAGCGCCGCCGAGCTCACGTACGCGCTCGCGCACAAGGCGCCCGTCCCGCCGGAGAAGCGGCGCCCGGAGCTCGGGATCCCCGTCGAGCTCGGGCGTATCGTGATGCGCGCGCTCGAGAAGGACCCGAACGCGCGGTACACGACCGCCGCCGAGATGGCCGAGGATCTGCGCGCCCTCCAGAGCGAGCCGAGCCCCGCGCCCGTCGCCGAGCCGGGCCGCGCCGAGGTCCTCGTGATGCGCGCCTGGATCGTCGCGACCTTGCTCTTTTCGCTCGTCGCCGTCGCCGAGCTGCCCCGGGTCGCGCGCGCGACGTTCCCCGGGTTCACGGTGGAGGCGGGGCGGCTCGTGTCCGCCGTCGTGGAGCCGACCTGGCCCGGGATCGAGCGGGGTATCGAGCCGTACGACGCCGTGCTCGCCGTGGACGGCGCGCCCGTTCGTCGCGGCAGGGACGTGCACGACCACGTCCACCGGCTCGCCCCGGGCACGCCCGTCACGTACACGCTGCGCCGCGGGGATCACACGTTCGACGTGGCCGTGCCGGTGACGACGTTCGGCTGGTCCTCGCTGGTGAAGCAATATGCCCCGGGGTTCGTCGCGGCCCTCTTGTTTTTCCTCGTGGGCGGCGTGGCCGGCTGGAAGCGGCCCACCTTGCGCCCCGTGCAGGCGCTCGTGGCCTTCACGAGCGCCGTCGGCCTCCTCCTCATGGGCTCCGTCGATTACGACCTCGTCGACGGCCCGCTCGCCCTCGCGTTTCCCCTGGGATGCTCGGCGACCGGCGCGGCCGAGCTCCACCTCGCGCTCACGTTCTCCGGCCTCGGCCGCGCCACGCGTCGGCGGCCCTGGTTGCTCTGGCTGCCTTACCTGCCTGCGCTCGCCCTCTTCCTCACGTGGGTGACGCTCGGCGGGAGCCCCGCCGTGAACCTCGCCTGCACCCGCGTCAGCGCCGGGATGATCTTCCTCGGCTTCATCTTGCTGCTCGGCTCCTTCCTCCACGCGCGTTTCCGGGGCCGGACGCTCTCCGCGCGGCAATCCGGCCGCTTCATGCTCTGGGCCGGCTGCCTGTCCGTGCTGCCGAGCCTGCTCCTGCAGCTCTTGCCCATCACCATCGGCCTCCACACCGCCACCGTGGGCAGCCTGGGCTGGATCGCGATGGCGCCCCTCGCGGGTTTCCCGGCAGCCTTCGCGCACCAGATCCAGCGCCGGCAGATGTTCGACGTCGACGTCGCGCTCCGCGAGGTCGCCCGCGTCGTCGCCATGCTCTTGCTGCTCGGCGTGGTGTTCGCCGCCGCGGCCTTCTCCTTCGGCGGGATCGCCTGGGCCCTCGCCGGCCCCGAGGGCATGTACCTCGGCCTCGGCGCCTTCGCGGGCGTCGCCGCCGTCGTGGCGGCCGTGGAGCCCGTCTCGCAGAGGCTCCGCCGGCTCTTCGAGCGTCGCGCGGACGTCGACGCGGCCTCCGCGCTCGACGAGATGGCCGGCGCCGCGGCCAGCGCCGCCACCGAGGACGAGGTGGTCACGATGCTCGTCGACGCGATCCGACGCGCATTCTCCCCGCGCCATACGCGGCTCCTCGAGCGCGGCGACGGCGGCATTTACTGGGCGCGTGCCCCTGGCACGGCGCCCCCGCACTCCCTGACCGGGCCCCGCTCCGCGACCGGCCCACGCGCGGACATCGACGGCGATTTCAGCGGCGCGACCCGCGAGCCTTCCCACGGCACGCCCGCCGACGAGGTCCGCCGGCGCCTGACGCGGCTCGGCCATTTCGACGCCCATACATTTCTGGTCCTGCCGCTCGACGGGGCCGACGGCGCCGCGGGGGCGCCTCAACGCGTGGTCGTCGTCGGCGCGCGGTC of the Polyangium spumosum genome contains:
- a CDS encoding protein kinase domain-containing protein, producing MKGDTARDESLGREDVPTVVEMPRGVRPSAPPPGSPASAGATIAGRYRLERQLGVGGMGEVFLARDAWKNLRVAVKILHRRMADNLTVVNRFRREARIMRELSSPHAAVIHDFGQTDDGALYLVMEYLEGETLGGLLEREAPLAAPRVTRIALDLLDVLADAHRRGVVHRDIKPQNVFLARAPGKDDEPVVKLLDFGIAKLEDHESTELTEAGAVWGTPRYMSPEQARGEVIDRRSDLYSLGAMMYRALTGEHALPAGSAAELTYALAHKAPVPPEKRRPELGIPVELGRIVMRALEKDPNARYTTAAEMAEDLRALQSEPSPAPVAEPGRAEVLVMRAWIVATLLFSLVAVAELPRVARATFPGFTVEAGRLVSAVVEPTWPGIERGIEPYDAVLAVDGAPVRRGRDVHDHVHRLAPGTPVTYTLRRGDHTFDVAVPVTTFGWSSLVKQYAPGFVAALLFFLVGGVAGWKRPTLRPVQALVAFTSAVGLLLMGSVDYDLVDGPLALAFPLGCSATGAAELHLALTFSGLGRATRRRPWLLWLPYLPALALFLTWVTLGGSPAVNLACTRVSAGMIFLGFILLLGSFLHARFRGRTLSARQSGRFMLWAGCLSVLPSLLLQLLPITIGLHTATVGSLGWIAMAPLAGFPAAFAHQIQRRQMFDVDVALREVARVVAMLLLLGVVFAAAAFSFGGIAWALAGPEGMYLGLGAFAGVAAVVAAVEPVSQRLRRLFERRADVDAASALDEMAGAAASAATEDEVVTMLVDAIRRAFSPRHTRLLERGDGGIYWARAPGTAPPHSLTGPRSATGPRADIDGDFSGATREPSHGTPADEVRRRLTRLGHFDAHTFLVLPLDGADGAAGAPQRVVVVGARSDGKAYSSYDAALVAGLVRIAALRLHALAERAEAEARLLHERCFGPGRGETAVSGAELAAGAPARGLATALVLRLSGLDMAADRLPPRRFKVLVDELSEAAAAAAFTMDGTMHASRGDEMLFGFGALGDDRRAVELASIHAALLQIERTAEIAARHGAPFVRARVGVARGLLTVGTFGAPFHAQCMILGAAVQEATELASAAKDGEVLVDEGVARAAEEADTMKIEPIPTHRGVRAARVARREGD